From the genome of Campylobacter concisus:
GTTCGTAGTATAGATCCCAGTTTTTGCTTCTTTTATAAAGCACCTCGGTCTTTTTGCTTTTACCGTATTTTAGGTTTGACGCCGCTGCCGTCGCTACTCC
Proteins encoded in this window:
- a CDS encoding Tat pathway signal protein, translating into MQKNRREFLKKAGLVGAVAATAGVATAAASNLKYGKSKKTEVLYKRSKNWDLYYEQAK